Proteins encoded by one window of Homo sapiens chromosome 10, GRCh38.p14 Primary Assembly:
- the NKX6-2 gene encoding homeobox protein Nkx-6.2, giving the protein MDTNRPGAFVLSSAPLAALHNMAEMKTSLFPYALQGPAGFKAPALGGLGAQLPLGTPHGISDILGRPVGAAGGGLLGGLPRLNGLASSAGVYFGPAAAVARGYPKPLAELPGRPPIFWPGVVQGAPWRDPRLAGPAPAGGVLDKDGKKKHSRPTFSGQQIFALEKTFEQTKYLAGPERARLAYSLGMTESQVKVWFQNRRTKWRKRHAVEMASAKKKQDSDAEKLKVGGSDAEDDDEYNRPLDPNSDDEKITRLLKKHKPSNLALVSPCGGGAGDAL; this is encoded by the exons aTGGACACTAACCGCCCGGGCGCGTTCGTGCTGAGCAGTGCCCCGCTGGCCGCGCTGCACAACATGGCCGAGATGAAGACGTCGCTGTTCCCCTACGCGCTGCAGGGTCCGGCCGGCTTCAAGGCGCCCGCGCTGGGGGGCCTGGGCGCGCAGCTCCCGCTCGGGACCCCGCACGGCATCAGCGACATCCTGGGCCGGCCCGTGGGCGCGGCGGGCGGGGGCCTCCTGGGGGGGCTGCCCCGGCTCAACGGGCTCGCGTCGTCCGCCGGCGTTTACTTCGGGCCCGCGGCCGCTGTGGCGCGCGGCTACCCCAAGCCCCTGGCCGAGCTGCCGGGGCGCCCGCCCATCTTCTGGCCCGGCGTGGTGCAGGGCGCGCCCTGGAGGGACCCGCGTCTGGCTGGCCCGG CCCCGGCCGGCGGCGTCCTGGACAAGGACGGGAAGAAGAAGCACTCGCGCCCGACCTTCTCGGGCCAGCAGATCTTCGCGCTGGAGAAAACCTTCGAGCAGACCAAGTACCTGGCGGGCCCGGAGCGCGCGCGTCTCGCCTACTCGCTGGGCATGACCGAGAGCCAGGTGAAG GTCTGGTTCCAGAACCGCCGGACCAAGTGGCGCAAGCGGCACGCGGTGGAGATGGCGTCGGCCAAGAAGAAGCAGGACTCGGACGCCGAGAAGCTGAAGGTGGGCGGCTCGGACGCGGAGGACGACGACGAATACAACCGGCCCCTGGACCCCAACTCGGACGACGAGAAGATCACGCGGCTGCTCAAGAAGCACAAACCCTCGAACTTGGCGCTGGTCAGCCCGTGCGGCGGCGGCGCGGGGGACGCCTTGTGA